The DNA sequence GACTCGGCCGAATCACTCTGTGATATGGTACCAATAGACAACTCCAGTGGAACGTCTCGTCCGCCGCAGAGATACGCACAAGGTGAGCGATTCATATGAGTGACGAGCCAACAGTCGTCGTCAGAACCCTAGCTGACTTGCCATCGTTCGGGAGCGGCGACCTCTCGAGTCAGATACTCGCAGATGAGACCCTCGGCGTCGAAAACGTCGGCGTCGGCGTCGTGACAATCGCCCCGGGCGCACGCGGGTCGAGACACGTTCGGGAAGTCGAAGAAATCGTGTTTGTCCTTTCTGGAACCGGGCGCATCGTCACCGAGGACGACAGCCACGATCTTGCGGCCGGGCAGGCAGCAATCATCCCGCCGGGCGTGCATCACTACCACGAGAACACCGGCGACGAGGAGTGGAAGAAGTTGTGGATTTTCGCCCCACAGGGTCCGGAAAAGGCGATTCGAGCGCGAGGTGAGTGAGATGCCAGACCTCCTCATCGAAAATCTCGGTTCGGTCGTGAGTGGGAACCTCGATGACCCTCGACGCAGCGTCGAATCGGTGTACGTCGAAGATGGGTACATCCGCGAACTCGATGCAACGACGACCACCGCAGACACCGTTCTCGACGCGAACGGACTCACGCTCACGCCGGGACTCATCGACTCGCACGTCCACCCCGTTTTCGGGGATTTCACCCCGCGCCAGAACACGATTGGCTGGTGTGAAAGCTACCTTCACGGGGGAATTACGTCGATGATTTCGAACGGCGAACCCCACCTACCGGGCCGTCCCCGCGATGTCGAAAGCGCGAAAGCCCTCGCCACGCTCGCGCGAAAGTCGCTCGAAAACGACCGACCGGGCGGCGTGAAGGTGCGTGGTGGAACCCTCATCC is a window from the Haladaptatus sp. ZSTT2 genome containing:
- a CDS encoding cupin domain-containing protein produces the protein MSDEPTVVVRTLADLPSFGSGDLSSQILADETLGVENVGVGVVTIAPGARGSRHVREVEEIVFVLSGTGRIVTEDDSHDLAAGQAAIIPPGVHHYHENTGDEEWKKLWIFAPQGPEKAIRARGE